The genomic window CTCCCCGATAGAGGCATTCGAGGACAGGTTTCGCGGGAATGACGGGAAGGGCCTGGATTTCCGCTTTCCCCTGCCTGCAAGTGCCCGCCGGACAGGCGGGTAATGACAAAATTTACCCACTCACTTCCACGATGAGCCATAATTTTTAAATAGAACACCCTTTGGGAATTTTTTTGCTTTTTAACCCCTTCTTGATCTTAATCATTTTATATTTACTCTAATTATAAGAGAATGGGAATTTAATCCATCCCACCGGGTTTTCTTCCGGCGTTTCTAAAATGGGAGGGCCCATATAAAGAGGAGGGCAAAAATGCCGATTTCAGATTTTTCAAATTCTCCGGTTGTTACCCTTTCTCCAGGTCACATTGTTATGGAAGCAATTAAACTCATGCGGGATCAAAAAGTAGGTGCTGTTGTGATTACCGAAAAAGAGAAACCGGTGGGTATCCTGACGGACCGAGATATTTTATTACGGGTCACCGGGGAGGGGCTTGATGCAATATCTACAAAGATCCGTTCAGTCATGACTCCTAATCCCATTGTGATCAGTCAGGAAAAAGGGGTGTGGGACCTAATTCAAACCATGAAACAGCATGGAAAAAGACGCTTCCCCATTGTTGACCACGTGGGCAAACTCGTGGGCATAATGACCTTGGATGACCTCATTGCACTGATGGGGGTCGAAATGTGTGGTTTGGGGCAAGCCATCTCATCCGATCTGGGCTATACCGCCTACCTATAGGGTTTTTAATTTTAAACCTTTATCATAAGGTTGAAATTCTGCCGCTCTCACCTCCTGGTTAGGTGGATAATGAAAAGGATCGGTTTTGGGTTTTTCTATGCCTTCAACGCTTGATAAAAGTGGGGCGTCTGGTGGAATAGAGGCAAACCATATCCCAACCATGAAAAGCCCTAAGAGGGCAGGCAACCCGAATTCCATAAATCCGTTGGTAACCGGTTTCCCGAGCCAGGTTTCCTTTACCCCGTTTGCGAGATTTAGGAAATCACGTGGTTTTCTTTGAACCGCCAGGTTATTTTCAATTCCCCTTAGAATTTGTTGGGCCCAAACCTGCTGAGATTCATCTTGTAAGGTCACTGAGCGATGTGTGGCTTTAGTGGTTTCTTGGTATAGGGACCGGATGATGGTTGGAAATCGAGACTCTTCCCTTTTTAAAAGGTTTAAACGCGTTTCCCACCGGTTTTTTTTCCTTTCATCCACCTTTTTCAATCGGGTGGTTTCCTTTTGAAAAGCATTCTGGAAAGCCGTTCCCTTTACCGCTCCTCGGCGGTAAGCAGTCAGAACCGCCATTCCGATTTGTTCTTGGCGTCTAGAGGGTTCTCTTTCTGTAAAGTTCTGAAGTGTGGACTGTGTGTTTTCTATTTCGTTTTTAAGATGGGCTTGCCAATTTAAAATTTTTTGGCTTTCCCGAACAATGCTGAAGCCAAGCGCCTCTTGGATTCTTGCCCTTTGGGTTTTACCGGATTCCAGGGCCTCCTGAACGAGAGCCTGATGCTGGTTTTCTAATGTGGATTTCCGATCCGAATCCCATCTGGAAGAAACGGAAATAGCGTATCCGATTTTTTCCTGTACAACCCCTTCATCGAGCTCGATCCCCGGATGAGGGGTGATCGGATTTGGAAAACCATAGGGGAGCAGGAAGGATATCCCCAAAAGAATAAAGGTGGCCAGAATTAACATTTCTTGAAAGGAAAGGGTTTTCATCCTTATTTTTGATGTTTTCATCATGAATCTCCTTTTTTCTCGTTCCTTAAGAATCAAAGGGTATCCGACATGGTCGGTACGGGTGTTTTTGGGTTGAGGGAGAGGGGTTTTCAGGGGCGATGGTGTATGAGGGGTTTTTCAACGTGTAAGCATGCGATAAAACCTTGATCGATATGAGTGAAAACCTGTGCCGTAGGGGCCAATCATGGGTTCTTTAAAGGTCTGAACTGGGTACCCTTTTTATTTTCCTGATAGGTCAAATTAAATCAATTTATATAAAGGATTTATAAAGGAGGTGTAAAGAATCTGTATGGGTCTGAATTTGATTACGGTTTAGAACCGAATCACCAGTTGGGTGGATGAGGATTCTTTTTAGAGGTATGCTTTTAAATGATTAATAGGTTAATAGAATACAGCCAAAAAGGGGATCAGCTTTCATGTTCCTAAATTCCTTTGTGGTTCAATATCTTTTAAAACTGGATCTGGGCGACAAGCCATAATTTCTCAACATCCTGTGAGGGATTCCCGGTGTTGCTGGGAGTGTTTTCCGCATCGTAAGAGGCGTATTTCACCAAAAAGGTGTAATGCTTCAGGTATGTTTTTTGGAGGGAGACCCCTAGTTCGGTTCCGTAATTGAAGCCCCCATGATCGGATGAAAAATCATGATAGACCACCGTCAGATTTCCTGCTTGAAAAGAAACGCTTAAAGTGAAAAAAAGATCTCTAACCCCGGTTGAGGGGGTGACCAAAAATTGATCGGTCCAACCCTGAAATCCATGGAGGGTCGCTAAGGGAGTGGAAAAGCCATAAATGCCATCCCCGCCTAATACTTCATAATTGGCTTTTAAAGTTGAGGTATCAAACACCCACCCCAATTCTCCCAGATAATATGAAGCGTCGTTACTGCTTGCCCCATCTGCATATTCGCTTTGGTCCGCATATTCAGCGGTATATATAATTTTGGCCTTTTGGTTCACTTTTTGGGAGCCCTGAAGTCGGACACCAAAGGTTTTTGTAGAGGCTAAGGGGGTATCATCAAAATCTAATAAATAGGCGTATCCGGTTAAAGAACCTTCTTCGGGACCAATTAAGGCCAGGTTAATGAGGTGAGTTTCCATCCCCAAATCACTGCTAGTGGGGTGATTTTCACCAAAAACCCGATTGACGTTGGTCAGGTAAACATAGGTGCCTTGGGTTTGGGGGAGGGCCTGGGTCACAATGGAAAGGGCATCGAAGGTTTGCTCATTTTGCTGCCATCCCACATTTCCCACAAAACGCTGATTATCAATGGTGATACGTTGTCTCCCATACCGTACCCATGTGGTGACTTGGGGCTGATAGCTCAGAAAAGCCTGATTGATCTCAGTATCAGGCGGTTCGGCGACAATAGGGAATTCGGTTCTCCCATTTACGGTGTCATTAAACCGGTTGCTTCCGATGACTGCGACATTTTCAAACTCAATCAATGCCCCAAAACCAGAGTAATTTTCGGTTTCATAACCCAACCGGGTTCTCAGTGTGGACGCCTGGGCATTTTTAAGAATAATTTTATCATCTTCATCATCCTCATCGACGAA from Nitrospiria bacterium includes these protein-coding regions:
- a CDS encoding CBS domain-containing protein, with protein sequence MPISDFSNSPVVTLSPGHIVMEAIKLMRDQKVGAVVITEKEKPVGILTDRDILLRVTGEGLDAISTKIRSVMTPNPIVISQEKGVWDLIQTMKQHGKRRFPIVDHVGKLVGIMTLDDLIALMGVEMCGLGQAISSDLGYTAYL
- a CDS encoding alginate export family protein; translated protein: MKKTDRIRVFGCLLLISNLFGSMAWTDRSWAAVTFIDALTKGKISMDLRYRYEFVDEDDEDDKIILKNAQASTLRTRLGYETENYSGFGALIEFENVAVIGSNRFNDTVNGRTEFPIVAEPPDTEINQAFLSYQPQVTTWVRYGRQRITIDNQRFVGNVGWQQNEQTFDALSIVTQALPQTQGTYVYLTNVNRVFGENHPTSSDLGMETHLINLALIGPEEGSLTGYAYLLDFDDTPLASTKTFGVRLQGSQKVNQKAKIIYTAEYADQSEYADGASSNDASYYLGELGWVFDTSTLKANYEVLGGDGIYGFSTPLATLHGFQGWTDQFLVTPSTGVRDLFFTLSVSFQAGNLTVVYHDFSSDHGGFNYGTELGVSLQKTYLKHYTFLVKYASYDAENTPSNTGNPSQDVEKLWLVAQIQF